One Bifidobacteriaceae bacterium genomic window carries:
- a CDS encoding flavodoxin domain-containing protein — translation MSGPVTRVVTFSRHGSTDEVGAWIAAALNREQNRSVYLTDSTEDPSTGLGEASAVIVGVPVYAQHFLAEARHFLAARQRLLASRELWLFTCSIGVSGVNDLPHDAPDLAPAGVAHFAGSLDFASLNRAERLLMRALGQSGGDRRERTGVERWAASIGRVGALVAPVPHR, via the coding sequence GTGAGCGGCCCAGTCACACGGGTCGTGACCTTCTCCCGGCACGGCTCAACCGACGAGGTTGGAGCGTGGATCGCCGCTGCCCTGAACCGCGAACAAAACCGATCGGTCTACTTGACCGACTCAACCGAAGATCCCAGCACCGGTCTGGGCGAGGCGAGTGCCGTCATCGTTGGCGTGCCTGTCTACGCCCAGCACTTCCTGGCGGAGGCGCGCCACTTCCTGGCCGCTCGTCAGCGCCTGCTCGCGAGCCGAGAGCTGTGGCTGTTCACCTGCTCGATTGGTGTCTCAGGGGTCAATGACCTGCCGCACGACGCTCCCGACTTGGCGCCCGCAGGTGTGGCGCACTTCGCTGGCAGTCTGGACTTTGCCAGCCTTAATCGGGCCGAGCGTCTGCTCATGCGTGCGCTGGGCCAGTCCGGTGGTGACAGGCGCGAGCGAACCGGCGTTGAGCGCTGGGCGGCGTCAATCGGCCGTGTCGGCGCGCTTGTTGCCCCAGTTCCACACCGGTAG